The stretch of DNA CGCGTTCCCAGCGGCGACCACTCGGCGCCGGATCGGAACGCGATGAGCAGTGCAGCCGCGACGACCGCGGCGAACTTGAGCAGCACGAACGTCTTGATGATCCCGAGGAAACGATCGTAGCGGCCGAAGTACACGAGCGTGAACGCCACGACCGCGTGCAAGACGCCCCAGATCGGCACGGGCACGCCCGGCACGAGCGCGGCCGGCACGAGCGTGCTGGCGGCCACGAGCGCGCTCGACACGGCGTAGCTCCAGACGACGAAGTACACGAGGAACGCGAAGGGCAGCCCGCGCGGCAGGACCTCTCGCCAGCCTTCCAGCAGCGTCAGCCCGGTGGCGAGCTGCCATCGGGCGAGCCCTTCGGTGATCGCGAACTTGATCGCGACGCCCGCGGCGAGTGCCCAGAGCAGGGCGAGGCCGTACTCCGCCCCGGCGATGGTGGACGACACCATGTCGCCGACGCCGACGCCCGTGGCGGCCAAGAGCAGCCCGGGCCCCAGGTCGGCAAGCTTCAGGCGCGGCACGGCCGAGCGGCGGCGAGCGCGCGGGTCATCGGCCGCCATCTTAATCCCGGAACCCGCGTGCTATGCTCCGCGACGCTCCATCAGACGCTTGCGACGCCGGTGAAGATGCGTGACGATGGCGGGTCGATCCTTCCTTGGGACGGACTTCGACCGGGCCGGGGACGAGCCTCGATCGGGCCTTGGGATGAACTTCGATCGGGAGGACAGCATGAGATCTGTAGCGCGTGGAGGGGGCTGGACGGCAGCCGTCACGATCGCGGCGGCGCTCGGTGCTTCGATCGCGATCGCGCAGGTCGGCAGTGCGGTGTCGGCTCAGGGCCGTGGCGGCCCTCCGGGCGGCGCTCCCGTCCCGTTCGAGGATCGGACCGGCTTCCGCGAGATCTTCGACGGGCGGACGATGGGCCAGTGGGATGGCAACCCGGAGTTCTGGCGTGTCGAAAACGGCGCCATCGTCGGCGAGACCACGAAGGAGCATCCGCTCGAGGTGAATACCTTCATCGTCTGGCGCGGCGGCGAGCCAGCCGATTTCGAACTGAAGCTCGAGTTCAGGATCAACGCCACGAACAGTGGCGTGCAGTACCGCAGTGTCGCGCTGACCGACGTCGGCCGATGGGTGCTGAAGGGGTATCAGGCCGACATCGACTTCAACAACCAGTACACCGGCATGCTGTACGAGGAGCGCGGGCGCGCGTTCCTGGCGCCGCGTGGCACGTTCGGCTACGTCGGCCCCGGCCAGCCGGCGCCTGGCACGGCGCAAGCGCGCGGGAGCGCGACGCCCGCAGGCGTACGCGGTCCGATCGGCGCCCTCGAGAACGGCGACGCGCTCAAGGCCTACATCAGGCAGAACGACTGGAACCAGTTCCACGTGGTTGCGCGAGGCAACGTGCTGGTTCACGTGCTGAACGGCCACGTCACGGCGCTCTTCGTCGACGACGATCCGGTGGGGCGCGCGATGAAGGGCCTGATCGGCCTGCAGCTCCACGTCGGTGACCCGATGAAGGTGGAGTTCAGGAACATCTGGCTGAAGACGCTGTAAGCGACGGAGGGAGTGCCCATGCGCGTGGCGATGCACAACTGGATGCGGGCCGAGCCGATCGAAGCGACGATCGAGCGGCTGGCGAAGTGCGGGTACGACGCGATCGAGATCAGCGGCGAGCCCGAGAAGTACGACACCAGGGAAGTCCGAGGGCTGCTCGAGCGGCACGGCCTCACGTGCTGGGGCTCGGTCACGCTGATGCTCGGCGACCGCAACCTGCTCGCAGCGGATGAACGGCAGCGCGCCATGTCGGTGAAG from Acidobacteriota bacterium encodes:
- a CDS encoding DUF1080 domain-containing protein is translated as MRSVARGGGWTAAVTIAAALGASIAIAQVGSAVSAQGRGGPPGGAPVPFEDRTGFREIFDGRTMGQWDGNPEFWRVENGAIVGETTKEHPLEVNTFIVWRGGEPADFELKLEFRINATNSGVQYRSVALTDVGRWVLKGYQADIDFNNQYTGMLYEERGRAFLAPRGTFGYVGPGQPAPGTAQARGSATPAGVRGPIGALENGDALKAYIRQNDWNQFHVVARGNVLVHVLNGHVTALFVDDDPVGRAMKGLIGLQLHVGDPMKVEFRNIWLKTL